In Channa argus isolate prfri chromosome 23, Channa argus male v1.0, whole genome shotgun sequence, the following are encoded in one genomic region:
- the LOC137108866 gene encoding low choriolytic enzyme-like: MKCILGLLALLAVSAWTEAGVVKRQSGDNAEEDEPVLSVSEQLERANRNLNPMEEGVQLKGDIALSNHRNADPCVQNGCKWPKSSDGNVYIPYVIANSYSSQQLGVITSAIKSFSTSTCIRFIPRTTETAYVNIQSYNGCYSYVGRQGNAQTVSLNRNGCIYVGTVQHELIHVLGFNHEQCRSDRDQHIQVLLQNVISGMEYNFNKINTLNQGTPYDYSSVMHYGRLAFSKDNVSPTMVAVPNPKAVFGTAQQMSQNDINRINLLYCS, translated from the exons ATGAAGTGCATCCTGGGTCTCCTGGCCCTGCTGGCAGTCTCAGCCTGGACCGAGGCCGGG GTTGTGAAGAGACAAAGCGGAGACAATGCTGAAGAAGATGAGCCCGTGCTGAGCGTCTCAGAGCAGCTGGAGAGAGCCAACAGAAATCTGA ACCCTATGGAAGAGGGCGTCCAGTTAAAAGGGGACATCGCTCTGTCCAACCACAGGAACGCCGACCCCTGTGTCCAGAATGGATGCAAGTGGCCTAAATCCTCTGATGGCAACGTTTACATCCCCTATGTCATTGCTAACAGCTACT CCTCTCAGCAGCTCGGTGTCATCACAAGTGCCATCAAGtccttctccacctccacctgcatTCGCTTCATCCCCCGCACCACTGAGACAGCCTACGTCAACATACAGTCATACAATGG CTGCTACTCCTACGTGGGTCGCCAGGGCAACGCTCAGACCGTGTCTCTGAACAGGAACGGCTGCATTTACGTGGGAACAGTCCAACACGAGTTGATCCACGTCCTGGGCTTCAACCACGAGCAGTGCCGCTCCGACAGGGACCAGCACATCCAGGTCCTGCTGCAGAACGTCATCTCTG GTATGGAATACAACTTTAACAAGATCAACACCCTGAACCAGGGAACTCCTTATGACTACAGCTCTGTCATGCACTACGGCAG ACTGGCGTTCTCCAAGGACAACGTCAGCCCCACCATGGTGGCTGTTCCCAACCCCAAAGCTGTTTTTGGCACAGCCCAGCAGATGAGCCAGAACGACATCAACCGCATCAACCTGCTGTACTGCTCATAA
- the LOC137108819 gene encoding early endosome antigen 1-like, translating to MFGRQVPTPPEEEVWSLNAWQHEDDLQNQVNILVQEIEKLKSEKTAACYEVKREKDNAHRLEAALEAKDREFSAERHRLNETIKLHETNVSDLKHRLQLEEEKGKVREREYKEGLDSIGRQLMEGLNNWDIWKEYQAKIKELAKLLDRSETRNQKLSRQLKTKDAENNKNKENWQKTCTSLLEERRKLLENEWTCAKTMNQMEEEMKTLQKDNDRLVEEMNKVDKDKNTLAEEKTNLEKENAHLKEEKTNLEQENAQLQKEKTDLLKVKNKLEVENKNLVDHEKNLQEEMAELAEDKKKRGEYITELEALCMKMLKKREGLLFHRHNEVDTVAAALEKERSKREKEIKLKEKQEKEVQRKNQRERTGFWHRRHAKDKCDAEEAVLMFSPFQ from the coding sequence ATGTTTGGAAGACAGGTGCCAACACCTCCTGAGGAGGAGGTGTGGAGTCTCAACGCTTGGCAGCATGAAGACGACCTGCAAAATCAAGTCAACATCTTGGTGCAGGAGATAGAAAAATTGAAGAGCGAAAAAACAGCGGCTTGTTATGaggtaaagagagagaaggacaaTGCCCACAGGCTGGAAGCGGCTCTGGAGGCCAAGGACAGGGAGTTCAGTGCTGAACGTCACAGGCTAAATGAGACCATCAAGCTGCACGAGACAAACGTCTCCGACCTCAAACATCGTCTCCAGCTCGAGGAGGAAAAGGGCAAAGTGAGAGAGCGCGAGTACAAAGAAGGACTTGACAGCATTGGTAGACAGCTTATGGAAGGGCTGAATAACTGGGACATCTGGAAGGAATATCAAGCCAAGATAAAGGAGCTGGCCAAGCTGTTGGACCGGAGCGAAACTAGAAACCAGAAACTCTCTAGGCAGCTGAAGACCAAAGACGCTGAGAACAACAAGAACAAGGAAAACTGGCAGAAGACCTGTACCAGTCTGctggaggagagaaggaagcTCTTAGAGAACGAGTGGACCTGTGCAAAGACAATGAATCAGATGGAAGAGGAGATGAAGACACTCCAAAAGGACAATGACAGGTTGGTTGAGGAAATGAACAAAGTGGACAAAGACAAGAACACACTggctgaagaaaagacaaacctgGAGAAGGAGAACGCTCatctgaaagaggaaaagacaaatCTCGAGCAGGAAAATGCTCAACTCCAAAAGGAAAAGACCGACCTgctgaaagtgaaaaacaaactggaggtggaaaacaaaaacctggTGGACCACGAGAAAAACCTCCAGGAGGAAATGGCCGAACTGGCAGAGGACAAGAAGAAACGTGGGGAGTATATCACAGAACTGGAGGCTCTCTGCATGAAGATGCTGAAGAAGAGAGAAGGCCTTTTATTCCACCGTCATAATGAGGTGGACACTGTGGCTGCAGCGCTAGAAAAAGAGAGgagtaaaagagaaaaggagataaaactgaaagagaaacaagagaaggaagtccagaggaagaaCCAAAGGGAGAGGACGGGGTTCTGGCATCGGAGGCATGCAAAGGACAAATGTGACGCCGAAGAGGCCGTTCTAATGTTTTCGCCCTTTCAGTAA
- the LOC137108867 gene encoding high choriolytic enzyme 2-like, with product MKPPIKTHSSQQLGIITSAIKSFSTSTCIRFIPRTTETAYVDIQSYNGCYSYVGRQGNAQTVSLNSNGCIYFGSVQHELIHVLGFDHEQCRSDRDQHIQVLLQNVISGMEYNFNKINTLNQGTPYDYSSVMHYGRLAFSKDNVSPTMVAVPNPKAVFGTAQQMSQNDINRINLLYCSK from the exons ATGAAGCCTcctattaaaacacact CCTCTCAGCAGCTCGGCATCATCACAAGTGCCATCAAGtccttctccacctccacctgcatTCGCTTCATCCCCCGCACCACTGAGACAGCCTACGTCGACATACAGTCATACAATGG CTGCTACTCCTACGTGGGTCGCCAGGGCAACGCTCAGACCGTGTCTCTGAACAGTAACGGCTGCATTTACTTTGGATCAGTCCAACACGAGTTGATCCACGTCCTGGGCTTCGACCACGAGCAGTGCCGCTCCGACAGGGACCAGCACATCCAGGTCCTGCTGCAGAACGTCATCTCTG GTATGGAATACAACTTTAACAAGATCAACACCCTGAACCAGGGAACTCCTTATGACTACAGCTCTGTCATGCACTACGGCAG ACTGGCGTTCTCCAAGGACAACGTCAGCCCCACCATGGTGGCTGTTCCCAACCCCAAAGCTGTTTTTGGCACAGCCCAGCAGATGAGCCAGAACGACATCAACCGCATCAACCTGCTGTACTGCTCAAAATAA